From a region of the Paenibacillus segetis genome:
- a CDS encoding copper amine oxidase N-terminal domain-containing protein, protein MMKKSKWIAAPLILLLIMLTGCTAIGGFDVNKAILGSFDVKASESKQTLSFEIVPAAGGNLSAEEKKAIELINSLSLTVDNAKVKDGSNVSIVGSVGYQGKKLPFQLAMDEKGMTVQVEGAKKPIYIALDTSEQGLPDMTQYKDQVQDLSIQAMGLIIKHLPNPSTLSVKQLQEKVNGESLNLTNLHVELGGDELLGLIKPFLTNLSKDEQGLKEIIGAFYDVSNTLGSMYTDPFEYEYEDEYDYDYEDEYDVEETTPLLSSKEVEVAAIFGVIQQGITELLTNYDEQVTALLDETPELKTVLSKDTTLKVDLYFDSALNIRKQVLDLKVALPQSEELPIQAIKVHSENETWNIGGVVVPDKVDISAGVLDVTDGVVTPGQILRNFETNSEVYKLLKNDLKISQKYLVIDTLSDYDGVITKNNTSFVPLRYLSEQLDAEVKWTKGSKQIVIIDDITGLNIVITVGSKEAKIGDRTVTLAQPAFVDKSGTTYVPLRFMAESLGAVVQSDPDGWITIERQ, encoded by the coding sequence ATGATGAAAAAATCGAAGTGGATTGCTGCACCATTGATCCTACTATTGATCATGCTTACCGGATGTACAGCAATTGGAGGTTTTGATGTCAATAAGGCTATACTCGGCAGTTTTGACGTAAAGGCTAGCGAATCGAAACAGACGCTATCGTTTGAGATTGTGCCTGCCGCAGGTGGTAATTTATCTGCAGAAGAGAAGAAAGCGATTGAACTCATTAATTCATTGTCGTTGACCGTTGATAACGCTAAAGTGAAAGACGGAAGCAATGTATCCATTGTTGGATCTGTAGGCTACCAAGGTAAGAAGCTTCCTTTCCAACTAGCAATGGACGAGAAAGGCATGACTGTTCAAGTGGAAGGCGCTAAGAAGCCGATCTACATAGCATTGGATACTTCGGAACAAGGTCTTCCTGACATGACGCAATATAAGGATCAGGTACAAGATCTTTCGATACAAGCGATGGGATTGATTATTAAGCATCTTCCGAACCCATCCACCTTGTCTGTGAAGCAACTACAAGAGAAGGTTAATGGTGAATCACTGAATTTAACAAATCTTCATGTTGAACTCGGTGGAGATGAGCTGTTAGGTCTAATTAAGCCGTTTTTAACGAATTTGTCTAAAGATGAACAAGGCTTGAAAGAGATTATTGGAGCATTCTACGATGTATCTAATACGCTGGGCTCCATGTATACTGATCCGTTTGAATATGAGTATGAGGATGAGTACGATTACGATTACGAGGATGAGTATGATGTTGAGGAAACAACTCCATTACTCAGTTCCAAAGAAGTTGAAGTAGCTGCAATCTTTGGCGTTATACAGCAAGGAATTACTGAGCTGTTGACTAACTATGATGAGCAAGTAACAGCATTACTGGATGAGACCCCAGAGCTTAAGACTGTTCTTAGCAAAGATACGACATTAAAGGTTGATCTGTACTTTGATAGTGCACTGAATATTCGTAAGCAGGTCTTGGATCTTAAGGTTGCTCTTCCACAGTCTGAAGAACTGCCTATCCAGGCGATTAAAGTTCATAGTGAAAATGAAACATGGAATATTGGCGGGGTTGTAGTCCCTGATAAGGTTGATATTTCCGCAGGGGTACTGGATGTAACGGATGGAGTGGTAACACCAGGACAGATCTTGCGTAACTTCGAGACGAATTCAGAAGTTTACAAGCTGTTAAAGAACGATTTGAAAATCTCGCAAAAATATTTAGTGATTGATACATTAAGCGACTATGATGGAGTCATTACTAAGAATAATACGTCTTTCGTACCGCTTCGCTATTTGTCGGAGCAATTGGATGCGGAGGTAAAGTGGACGAAGGGTTCTAAACAAATCGTCATTATTGACGATATCACGGGTCTGAACATTGTGATAACCGTTGGTTCTAAGGAAGCTAAGATAGGCGACCGTACGGTAACGTTAGCCCAGCCAGCATTTGTCGATAAGAGTGGAACAACCTATGTTCCTTTACGATTTATGGCCGAATCTCTAGGGGCCGTGGTTCAGAGTGATCCAGATGGTTGGATTACGATTGAACGTCAATAA
- a CDS encoding flavodoxin domain-containing protein: MSTLILYAGKYGSTKTSVDALKMSLNNPVTVIDLHQEATPDLSNYDKIIIGGSIYFGQFQKVAKQFCIDNLSILKQKQLGLFICCGSPENIEQYWSVAVPSELLEHAIVKECFGGELNRTNMNFFDKLITGIITKAAQKNGKPAPEIFLHSITKFSEEFNLA; this comes from the coding sequence ATGAGTACGCTGATTTTGTATGCTGGTAAATATGGTTCTACCAAAACAAGCGTAGACGCATTAAAAATGAGTTTAAACAACCCGGTTACAGTAATCGACCTTCATCAGGAAGCTACACCCGATCTATCTAATTATGACAAGATCATTATTGGGGGATCTATTTATTTCGGACAATTTCAAAAAGTGGCTAAACAGTTTTGCATAGATAACCTGAGTATTCTAAAACAGAAACAGCTCGGATTATTTATATGCTGCGGTAGTCCTGAGAATATTGAGCAATATTGGTCAGTAGCTGTTCCTTCTGAATTACTGGAACATGCCATAGTCAAGGAATGTTTTGGTGGGGAATTAAATCGAACTAACATGAATTTTTTTGATAAGTTGATCACTGGAATCATAACCAAAGCAGCGCAAAAAAATGGTAAACCCGCACCCGAAATCTTTCTCCATTCCATCACCAAGTTTTCTGAAGAATTTAATTTAGCCTAA
- a CDS encoding NusG domain II-containing protein has protein sequence MFKLKRGDILLITVLILVGTLWLGLRYYNEKTQVYDPSSLSAVITVDGNLYEKIPLDGREQNIEIKTEYGHNILKVFDNGIQMVYADCPKKISMAMGFISRPNESIVCVPNRIFVEVVKNQSNVTDTDDGIDAYVR, from the coding sequence ATGTTTAAACTGAAGCGTGGAGATATTTTGTTGATCACTGTGTTGATTTTGGTTGGCACGTTGTGGCTAGGATTAAGATATTACAACGAGAAAACTCAGGTCTACGATCCCTCAAGCTTGAGTGCGGTGATTACCGTAGATGGAAACCTATACGAGAAGATTCCTCTAGATGGGAGGGAGCAGAATATTGAGATCAAGACAGAGTATGGACACAACATATTAAAGGTCTTCGACAACGGGATTCAAATGGTGTACGCCGACTGTCCGAAGAAGATTTCCATGGCGATGGGCTTTATATCGCGTCCCAATGAAAGTATAGTTTGTGTTCCTAACCGAATATTTGTTGAAGTCGTTAAGAATCAAAGCAATGTTACGGATACCGATGATGGAATTGATGCGTATGTTCGATAA